CCGCCCGCTCCGCGGCACCTGCGGCTGTTGCGGCTGCTGCTCTCCGGCCTAGTCCTCGGCACCGCCCTGCGCGGTGCCACCGCCGGTCGCCCGGGTGAGCGAGAGCGCACGGCGCAGGCGGCAGGGTGCCCCGGGGCCGGGGGTCGCCGGGCGGGGGCCGTGATGCGCGGCGCCGCCGTCACTCTCCGCGCCACAGCCCTCGCCTGGGTCCGCAGGCCCCGCAGGCCCCGCAGGCCCGGCCCGCTGACAGCCGCGCGGCCCCGCCTCGCGCGGTAGGGGGTAAACAGGCCCGGGCTGCCGAAGGGCTCCGCTGGACGGGGCTTCTCCCAAGTTCCTGGTGGCGAACCCGAAGTTCACGCGCTTCTTGTCTTTGTGTCTGAGTTCGTgatcctgtctgtgtctctggagGGCTCTGTGCGTGTTTCTGTGGTGTGCGTGGCAGGCTCGCGGTGTTGGTCTGGCTCTGGGTGCCTTGCTACCCGCGTCTGTGCTGGGGTCGGGGTTGTAGTGCACATCGGCCTGTTCTGCCTCCGGCGGTGTCGGACACAAGCCTTGCTTTGCTGTCATGGTTGGGGTCTGAAGGTTCCTAGCGTATTGGACAGCTTGTCCGAGGTTTAGGGTATTACTGTTCTGGCTTCAATGGGGCAGGAGGCTCTTCCAGTCTCAAGCTTTCTCCCTCACCCTCTGCCCTGAAGGACCACCCCGCTGTTCTGTTGCTGAGGGGCACCTCCCAGGGTAGACTCCAGCAGAGAACAGTGAGCCTGGGGTCCTGGAAGACCCCTCCTTGCTTCCCAGATGAGCACCCAGGTTCCAGGCGGTGACGGGTCTACAGGGGCCCCAGGTAGACTTCTGTGCCCACacattcccctcctctctcctgacAGCCTCACAGGCAGGTGCTGTTCTtagcccattttacaggtgagaaaacaggcacagagaagtgactGGGATGCTGGGATGCTGACTGGGGCAAGGTGGTTTCTGTGTGTGCGGCCTCAGGAGGCCAGAGCAGGGCAGGCTTCCACCTGGGCGCAGCACCTCCAGACGGGAGGCTGGCAGGACCAGGAGAGGAGGCTGAAGAGGCCGgagggccagggcctggctggccAGGGATGGCAGAGGCTGCCCGCCGAGAGCCTGGCTCCAAGGCCCTCAGGTGGGGCCTCCTGAAATGAGCTGTAGTCCCTGTGCCTAGCTCCTGGGGTGAGCAGGTGCCATGCCAGCTGCTCTTTGTAGGGGCTGGGGTGTCAGCCACTCTCAGCTGCCACTGTTCCTAGCACTTTCTCCTGCACCTTGAGtggggacttttatttttgagagagaaagagagagaggaacatcagtcagttcctgtttgtgccccgaccagggattgaactggcaacctctctacttctggacgatgctctaatcagctAAGCTATCCGTCCAGGGCATGAGTGGGGACTTTTCCAGGATTCAGCAGGCAACAGCTACATCCTCCTGTCCTCctgagctggggggagggggctgggagtgCAGGGAGGCCTCTGGAACCCAGACCCTGCAGCCAGCTTTGGACCTCAGGCCCCTACCCTTAGCCTGGTGCACTCTGGGTTCTCAGCAGCGTGAGCAGGGAGTGCCTGGCTCCTCAGGCACCCAGCTGGTGGGTGGGGTCCAGACAGACCCTGCTGGCACAGGTTTAATGTGTAACGAGCCCAAACCCCAGGCCCAGATCACTGATATTGGTGCCTGCTGACCCAGGTTGTACAGAAGGAAAGCTGCTAGAACTTCCTGGAAGGGATGCCTACAGCCAGGATGTTGTGAGGGTCTGGTTACCGTGGAAACCAAGCCAGGCCAGTCAAGGTCTGGAGAAGGAAAGAGCTGGGTGGGCATTCCCTGATTTCCTCACACCACCCTGGGCCCTCGTGGCCCTTCTGCAGTGTGAGGACCTTGGCTGACAGGGGTCTCGGTCCTCCAGAGACACCCCCAGTCTAGCCTCCCCAAGCAGGATTGCCGGTCCTGCTGGGTATCCCCCTGGCTCTGCGGCCTGTGCTGCGTAGGAACTGCGGCCAGTGTTCCAGGCCTTGGGACAGTCCTTAGCATTGAGGCAATTCACCTTTTGCAtcagaggggaaactgaggcagagaagaCCACTGTTCTCCATTTGCTAGGATCAGGATAGAATCCATTAGCCGTGTGTATAGATCACTGGTCTGGGCCCCAGTTCAGGAACTGGGGCCTGGCCAAAGTCCCAGGAACCCCTGGTCCCTGACAGTGGTGGTTTTGGCAGTGACCTCAGCAGGGGTTCTATATCCAAAGCTGGAGAGACTGGCTGACCCTCTCCCAGGTCTCTCCAACCCCAGCAGTGCCTCTGTGCTCTGGGGACAAGCCAGAGGTTGGACATGGTGGGGGGGAAGTGAGTGACTGCCAGGCGGGGCACTTGTTCTGTCCTGCCTTCCGGCTCTGCTCTCTAGGGCTGTAGGATAGCATGGCAGGGTTTAGGAGGGCAGACCTGCTGGGCAGGAAGAGGTGGGTGGCCAGCATCCTTTGCTGCCCCTGAGCCAGACTGACAGAGACCTGAAACCCCATCTCTGGGGCTCCCAGTCTGGACAGAAGCTTGCTCTGGGGCACAGGGAGACCAGAGGCAGGATGTGGACGAGGGTTGCACAACCCTGCCCGGAGCCCAGCACTGTCCGGACAGTGAGGGTCAGTTTCCTCCGTACAGAGGGCTGGCTCAGGCTGGAAAGTGGACTCTGGGgagtgggtggggcaggggagttCTGATAAGTCTCtagactgtttatcttcctggttctGATCCCCAGCGGTTGGGAGGAAGGGCCTGCCCAGAACAATGGCCGGAGCCAGGCCTGGCTGGCTCtggcgggtgggggaggggtgccggGGACAGGGCTGCCTCTGTGCGGGGCCGTGACCTCAGCctgcctctgcttccttcccAGATGTGGCCGCCTGTCCGGGGAGCCTGGACTGTGCCCTGAAGAGGCGGGCACGGTGTCCCCCGGGTGCTCATGTGTGTGGGCCCTGCCTTCAGCCCTTCCGGGAGGACCATCACGGGCTCTGCGTGCCGAAGGTGCACCGGCCTCCGGGTAGGGGAGAGCAGGCttatcttccccctcccctcccctgacgCATTCGCCGCCCCCACCTACCCGCCCACGCACCCAGCCCCGGCCCCCAGCTCCCCTGAGCTCTGCTGGGCTCTCACGTCACCCACCCTCTAAGCGGGCCTGGTGACCCTTTCCAGATGGCACTGGCCCCGAGCCAGGTGGTGAGCCGAAGCAAGGGATGTCTGGTGTAGAACGGCGGGTGATTCTGGGAGAGGCCGGGTCAGAGTTCCCCAGGGCCTGGGTCCCTGCAAGGGCCGCCCCAAACCCCTCAGGCACCCATGTGGCCCATTCATTCACTCGTGTGCCCTAGGAGTGCCCTCCCTGCCCAGAGTGAGAAAGGCCAGCTGGAGGCTGAGTGACTTCAGGTGCGATGAGACAATGCAGAGGGCTGCTCTGGGGTGCCGCAGAGCTTGGGCCTGTGggaggggcttcctggaggaggtgttcCTGGCCATGAGTGGGGTAGGCAGTGCTCTTCTCTGCCAGTGTGTGTGGGCGTCTGCTGGGACCTTCTCGCTGGCCCAGGAAcctccacgggggggggggggggggggatggaggccCAGCCACTCGCAGCTGCCCTCTTTCCTGGTGGAAGTAGTGGGGGTACAGAATGGGGCCTCTCCCCAATCCTTGGGGAATCCCTGCCCTTCTTGGCAGAGAAGGTGATGGGTACAGTGATGTGTTGTCCCAATGCCCTGCCCACCTCTTTGTTAGtaatgggtggggggagggggccccccagcccttctcctgaCCTGTGCAGGGTCCCCAGCACCTCCATCCCTTGTCCTGACGCCACTTTTCCCAAGAATGCGGCTGCTGCTCACACAGAGTCCCCCCTCCGTCGTCACCTTGGTAATCCAGGATGGCCAGGGGATGCAAGCTGGTTCCTGGTCCTTAGGCCATCGCTGCGGCCAGGGAGGAGCCAGGAGGGACAAGGAGGCCTAGGCCCCGGGGCTGTTTGTGGAGGCCACCTGCAGCTGCTGTTGCCAGGGAGACTTTTGGGGGCCTCTCCACCTGATAGCCTATCATCCTTTCCAGGGGAGGGTCCACCCCAGCCCAGACTGGAAGATGAGATTGACCTCCTGGCCCAGGAGCTAGCCCGGCAGGAGGCGGGGCGCTGGAGGCTCACAGCCTTGCCTCAGCCGAAGGCACCCCATCGGTTCCTGGAGCCTGGTGAGACCCCCCCCATCTTCTGCTGCCCTTCtggtcctccccacctccccacccctagCCCATCCTGCTGCTCAAACTGGCCTTCTCTCCACAGCAGCCACCCTGGGGCTCTCAGAGCgaggccagggcctggacctggGCCTCCCCTCCACGCAGGGAGCCCCCAAACCCACGCCTCACCCCTCCTTGGGTTCTCCTGTGTCATCCGGGCCCGTGCACATGtcccccctggagccccagggcaGGCATGGGGACAGCTTCGCACTCGGTAGGTCTGGGCAGGTGGGGTGGGCGGCAGGGCCCCCCTGGGATGGCCGCCCTCACCGAGCCCCTGCCCACAGTGCTCATCGTGGCGTGCTCTGTGGCTGGTCTGGCCGCCCTGGCTGCGGCTGCTCTCTGCTGGTGTAGGTGAGCTGGGGGCCCGAGGGTGGCAGGGCGGGTGAGCGGGCGGGTAGTCAGCCCCTCGGGTCTCAGTCTCGGCTTCCTTTGCTCAGGCTGCAGCGAGATTTCCACCTGACCCAGAAGGCCGACTACACAGCCCCACCAGCGCCCCGGTCCCCCACAACGCCCAGGATTTCGGTCAGTGGTCCTGTCCCACTGGGCTCACCAACGGACTCCAGCTGGGGACCGCCATGCCTtgaccctccctccccctccccgcagCCTGGGGACCAGAGGCTGGCCCAGAGCGCGGAGGTGTACCACTACCAGCACCAGAGGCAGCAGATTCGGTGCCTGGAGCGGTGAGAGGCCCTGCCCGGGCGGCGCCCCCACCCCAGAGCTCGCTgggtcccccaacccccaccccagagctcgctgtgtcccccacccccaccccagagctcGCTGggtctcccaccccccaccccagagctcgctgtgtcccccacccccaccccagagctcGCTGggtctcccaccccaccccccagagctCGCTgggtcccccaccccacaccccagagCTCGCTgggtcccccaccccacaccccagagCTCGCTgggtcccccaccccacaccccagagCTCGCtgggtcccccacccccacccccgagcTCGCTgggtcccccaccccacacccccgaGCTCGCTGGGTCCCCCACCCCGCACCCCCGAACTCGCtgggtcccccaccccaccccccagagctCGCTGGGTCCCCCACCCCACGCCCCCAAGCTAGTTGTGTCCCCCACCCCACGCCCCCGAGCTTGCTgggtcccccaccccacaccccagagctcgctgtgtcccccaccccaccccacccccaggcccccaCAACCCCCACCCGCTTCCAGTCTGGGCCCCAGGCCCCCAGAGGGTGTGGGAGGGGTGGACCCAGCCAGCCCCCTCCCACCAGGCATAAAGAGCCTTCCAAGGAGCTGGACTCGGCCTCCTCGGACGAGGAGAACGAAGATGGCGACTTCACGGTGTACGAGTGCCCGGGCCTGGCCCCGGTGAGTGTGCCAGGCTGGGGCGGGTGGGGTGCGGGGGCTCGCCAGCTCTGGGGGGGGCTTCTCCAGGGGGTGCCCCGCCCCGACTCCTGCACATGCTGTCACCCGCCCCCCCATTGCAGACGGGGGAGATGGAGGTGCGGAACCCGCTGTTCGACCATTCCTCCCTGTCGGCCCCCCTGCCACCCCCGCCACAGTGACCTGAAGGACGATGCCCGCCCCCCCGGGGGTGGCGCCAGGGACTGACGTTTCCCAATAAAGAAACTGCGTTCTGACACTTGGCTGTTCTTGTGGCTGGGCTGGGGTGGCGTGGAAGCCCGCTGGGGGGGAACAGGGCACTTTCTGTTCCCCCTGCCCTTTCCTCTAGAGCCCGGGCCCCTGAAGGAGGGTGGGCGGAACTAGAGACCAGGCGCGGGTGGGCGTGCTGGAGACGAGCCAATTAGAATACATTGCAAACCCAGGGCTCCTGCGCGGCAGACCCGCCCCCAGCCTCTGGGCCCTGGTGGAGGCGCCCTGGAGTGGGGGTCTGAGACTTTCATCCACACACCCCCAGAGAGAGGGGGCACCTCTGTGCCCTTCTGGGGAAGACCCTCATCACCATCTGGGGAAGGGAGGCTTTAGCTGTCCACAGACACGCAGGACTACCCTctacctcaggggtccccaaactttttacacagggggccaattcactgtccctcagaccgttggagggccagagtataaaaaaaaactatgaacaaatccctatgcacactgcacatattttaaagtaaaaaaaccaaaacaaaacaggaacaaatacaatatttaaaataaagaacaagtaaatttaaatcaatgaactgaccagtatttcaatgggaactatgctcctctcgctgaccaccaatgaaagaggtgccccttccggaagtgcggcgggggccagataaatggcctcagggggctgcagtttggggacccctgctctaccgtctcctccattttctcctcctcctctggacACGTATGCCACAAGTGGGGTGGGAGGTATGGCGCAGGGCTAGGCGATCTGGAGTTGGTGCCGCCCCATGAaagaccccccccaccccgtgaaTGATAAAAAAAGGGTTGGGTAGTGGACACCCACAGACACCTGGCCGTGGAAGCCCAATGTCTCCACTCCTGCCTGTTGTCCACCTGGGCAGGAAGGCAGGGGGAACAGGATGGAGGCCTCCCATGCAGCTTTGTCAGGGGCACCACACAGGACCCTGGGCCCCTGCAACGTAAGGGGGTGCTGCCAGCCAGGCAGAGGGAACTAAGGGACACAGCAGGTCCACCAggtgagggaagagaggaggtggGACCCCAATATCagaccccaccccaacccccactgaggaacaaggagagaaggggaggatgaTCTTTAGCTGAAGGCCCAGAGGGGGTACGTGTCTGTGTATGGGGGGGAGGACACGCAGTCTGGACAAAGGTGCTGAGACTGGGCTTGGAAAAAGGGGTGTCTGGGGATAAGGGATTGTCTGTGTGCCCCACTGAGGTTGAGGCTGTGCAGGGGGACGCCTTGGGTTCAGAAGTCGCTGGGCagttcctgggggtggggtgggggtccagAGAGCTCTGGACCTCTGGCTCTTGAACGATGGGGGCAGCCCTGAGTGGGACAGGTGGTTCCCTgaggtggggctgggctgggctaggGGACTGGGGCTGGCCCTGCTTGGAGCTAGTGGCTTGTTCTAAAGCAGCCTGCTTCTAAGGCCAGAGCCCACTCAGGCTGGGAAgtacctccccctgccccccgacTCCTGGAGTGTAGTCTTGGACTGGCTGTCGGCTGGGGCCACTTTCCCTTCATGTGCTGGTGTGGGACGTGGGAGGAGACCCGTGTGGGATGAGGGCAGGTGACGAGGATCGCACGTCCACTGTCCTCTCCCCACTGTCCCACGTCCCCTGCGCCATTCGGGGAAATAGCCGTGAAGGAAGTGGGGTACAGAGAGATTAAGGCCTCATGGGCAAAGGTAGCCTGCACCCAGCTGGGTCTGGTCCAAGCCGGTCTGTCTCGCTGGCTTGACCCTGCAGACCCGAGGCCAGGAGGTTCCCCTGGAACTCTGGCCTCAGGCCCTGGAATCCTGACCCTTGCCTCTTCAACCTCCtgctgtcctgtgtgccctgtcttttctccctccttGGGGGTCCCCAGCTTGTCCCTCGAGTCCCTGATGCCCACTCCCCACTGCCTCAGAAAAGAGAGTGCCCCTCTCAGTGGGAGCTGCGATGAGAGGGAGCCAGCGGGCTTGGGCTGGGGACGGGTGGGCAGGGGGCTGCAGGCCTCTGGGGGAGGGAGGCCCCCCTTGGCCCACTGGCCTGGCACAGGGCCCTGAGCGGCTCCACGCTCTGCTGCCCGCCTGGCTCCCAGGGCCTTTGTTGGCTTCAGGCTCCTCACACAGAACCAGCCCCTGCTTTTCTCCAAACTCCTCCAACCCTCTTCCGCCCACAGGCCCCAGGGTATGACCGGCTGCCCTGCATAGGGATTAGGGCTCAGGGAGGCCCTGTACCCACTGGGACTAGGGAAACCCCAGTCCTGAGCAAGCCCAGATTCTAAATTCCCTAGCTGCACACCTGCCGTCCCACCCAGTTTTGCAGCACGGAGGAGTGGGTCTTGGGCCTCAGTGTGGAACAGAAGGGGTGAACCAGTGTCAGGTGCTGCAGCACACAGTTCCCTGGAGGAGCCCCCAGAAGATTCCGGAGCTCCTTCGGGACAAGGATGTGGCTGTGCTTGCGAGCCTGGGCCAGAAGGGAGAGGCCGGCATAGAAGAGGATgggttggtggccctggccagttagctcagtggtagagtgttggcccagtgtatggatgtcccgggtttgattcccagtcaaggcacacaggagcaaagcccatctgcttctccacccctccccgcttctccttccctcctgcagccgtggctccattggagagagttggccccggcctctgaggatggctccgtggcttctTCGGGTGCTAAAGAAAAGCTTGGTTTTTTAGCAATGGAGCAaggcgccagatgggcagagcatcgccccctggtgggcttgcctggtgaatcctgTTGGGGCCCATCCCTGTTGGGGCGCatgctctgcctcccctcctctcactgaataaaagagagagagagagagagaggagagagaggaggggctggggcctGCAAAAGGACCGCCTCTCTTACTGCCTGCTGCCAATGGCTCCTGGCACCACTCCAGTGCTGCCCCCCCTGCGTCCCACTCTGCGGTCATCTGGCGGAGTCAGTGCACCCACTTCTCAAAAGGGGTGCCCTGAACTGGACCgcgccccctccctgcccaccctctCGAGAATAAGTTGCGCTCTGGCTCCCTCTGCTGTCCACACTCCGCCGAGGCAGGTGGCTCCTGgagcacggccaccagggggcgccccGGCACGCGTCCGCCCTGCTCGGGACCACCTCGGGGCCCGCTGGTGGGGCGGCAGGTGCTACTCCCCAAAGCTCCCCTTGATCTGGGGCTGGGTGACTTGTCCGCAAGAGAGGGTGATCAGGGGGCCAGCTGCCTGCCCTCTCCGTCTGGGCACAGCCCCCCGGTTTTTTCGCTTCGGCCCCACTGCAGAGAGATGCTGAGGTGCTCGGGGGGCTGTGAGCTGGGGGTGGGTGCCCGCCTGCGTCCCAGTGAGTCACGCGGCCtggggggggacagggcaggatgAGGCCCCCACTTTCCCTTTGACTCAGGCTCTCTcaccttcttctctttcctccgaGAGCTCTCTCATTCTGACCCATTTCTGGACCAAATCTCGGAGCAGGTTCCCAcgactgggcgggggggggggcacggtgGCCAACCTGAGTGGCAGACGGTGACAGGGGAGCGGCAGGACCGGGTGGAGGTGGCTTTCACatccacccaggaagggagcaggCTGTGGGTATGGGCGAGCCCCGTGGCAAGGGTCTGGGCCAGCCTGGCTGTGCAAACAGGAAGGGCAAAGGTGTTGGCAGCCAGAAACCAGGCTGCTAACAGGCTGCTAACAGGCTGCAGCAGGATTCGCTCCTTCCTTGTGCCCCAGCTGCCCGCTGGGTGCTCTGCAGGGAGAAGTGGGCTTATTTATGCAAGGCCTGGGGCAGGGCGTGGCTCCTGTGGGGTCCCCTGCCAAGGAAGAGATGCCAGGGTGGGGCCAAGGCCCAGTGCCACTGTGGCCATCTCCCTAAACAGGGGAGTGGCTGGAAGGGCAGGGACTGGTGGGTGAGAGCTGCTATCTCTGTTCAGGTCCTGGGGCTGGCCAGCAGGGAGCCAGGCCCGGCTGTTGCATCCACACCTTGGGTCTGCCAGCTGGTTTCCGACAGATCCCacagccctccctcccctccttcgaTATTGCACAAGGCCCCACCGCAGTTCTGAGGTTCCTTAGGGGGTGGGGAGCTTCGGAGGGGCCAAACGCTCCCTCCTTTCTGGACTTGCCTGTGTCCCCGACAGGTCTGCTACCAGCTCCCGTTCCCGCCCTGATGacagtggaggagcaggaagaagccaGCAGCCCTGTGACACTGGAGAATAAAGGACAAGACACAGCAGGACAGAGGGAGGCCCCTGGCACAGCAGGGAGGGAGGCCCCTGGCACAGCAGGGAGGGGGACAGACCCAGCGACTGATGCTGATTGCTATTCTTTTTTACCACATCTGGCCTGCAGCCCCCAACCACCCGACCAGCCTGAGGCCCCCAGGACCCTAAGCCCGAGAGCCCCAACCTGCTCAACCACATCCAGGGCCAAACAAGAGTCTGGCTGGGATGAACGGAGCTAAGGGGCGCCACCTCAGCTGACAGTGAGGTGCAGGCAGGGTTCGGGGACATCTGACCGCACCGGCTGGCCGTGTCTCCGGCTCAGAGAAACCAGAGCGAAAGGGGAAGGAACTGGACCTCCAGGCAGGGACCCAGGCTGGCCAGagtgtgggggaggaagagggctCTGGAGACGCTAGCCTTCCTTTTCCTGGACCGATTGCCAGCCCCCTGCCCGCCCGAGTCAGGGACACAAGGGCTCCTTCCCTTTCCAGCCTGGAAagccccccctcctgccccaccctcatCCTGAGCTGTGAACCTGGAGGAGGAGACCGGGGGCCCCCAAGGCCAGTCCTTCCACCCCTCAGTCCAGCTCATCAGTAGCTCTTCTCAGGCGCCCAGGACCCTGGGACTCACCCCAGCCTGGGGCTTCTACAGACACATGTCCTGGGGCGGGCAAAGGAGGCCCTGCAGCCGCCCCCTGTGGCATGCACCGGGGCCTCGTGCAGGCAGACACTCCGAGGACCCCGGGACAGACC
The DNA window shown above is from Saccopteryx bilineata isolate mSacBil1 chromosome 2, mSacBil1_pri_phased_curated, whole genome shotgun sequence and carries:
- the NPDC1 gene encoding neural proliferation differentiation and control protein 1 → MATPVPPPAPRHLRLLRLLLSGLVLGTALRGATAGRPDVAACPGSLDCALKRRARCPPGAHVCGPCLQPFREDHHGLCVPKVHRPPGEGPPQPRLEDEIDLLAQELARQEAGRWRLTALPQPKAPHRFLEPAATLGLSERGQGLDLGLPSTQGAPKPTPHPSLGSPVSSGPVHMSPLEPQGRHGDSFALVLIVACSVAGLAALAAAALCWCRLQRDFHLTQKADYTAPPAPRSPTTPRISPGDQRLAQSAEVYHYQHQRQQIRCLERHKEPSKELDSASSDEENEDGDFTVYECPGLAPTGEMEVRNPLFDHSSLSAPLPPPPQ